In the Arachis ipaensis cultivar K30076 chromosome B10, Araip1.1, whole genome shotgun sequence genome, one interval contains:
- the LOC107621324 gene encoding uncharacterized protein LOC107621324, translating to MELQNGLCQSMENGTLMRVNRILYWNPVVVFGGLIQFDIMTITDEMTMQNMFQIHRQTQMRQPQIELYVEFEIVEAEGIQNDLEVEDDRAAVYEGMNSDSEEDFEAGDEDEDGDVGVETVANNAVVHPWISQPMNVPPFMRELDLDAMHAPEFPEYSNIGIADPEDGEFWIGMEYSSRKSVVTAIRSYTIARGVDYDVYESEPQTFNAKCKMYGRGCDWLIRVSWIRKRVAEAIRPLVETDPSIKVKSIIAEVQSRFNYTISYRKAWLAKQKSIAKVFSDWEESFQALPWWLSVMVQKIPESVVQIETRPLYNGNEEAQGVKILHCVFWSFNPCIRAFRHCKPLVQVDSTHLYGKYKGTLLVVVAHDGNQNIVPIAFALVEGETADTWHFFLRNLQIHVVRKDGMGMISDRHESIRAAVNRFEDDWQPPRAWWMFCIRHNGSNFLRAFKVPHLQKLVVNIGYSRTVDEYNINYKRLQEQGEAYARWCDAIGLRHWVLAFDEIKRAIHLLRIIS from the exons ATGGAGCTTCAGAACGGTCTTTGTCAAAGCATGGAGAATGGTACATTAATGAGAGTGAACAGAATTCTGTACTGGAATCCGGTTGTAGTTTTTGGTGGTCTAATACAGTTTGATATCATGACAATCACTGACGAAATGACTATGCAGAATATGTTTCAAATTCACCGGCAGACTCAGATGCGACAGCCACAGATTgagctgtatgttgagtttgaaatcGTAGAGGCGGAAGGGATTCAAAATGATTTAGAGGTGGAGGATGATAGAGCTGCAGTGTACGAGGGAATGAATAGTGACAGCGAAGAGGACTTTGAAGCCGGCGACGAAGACGAGGATGGTGATGTGGGAGTTGAGACAGTAGCGAATAATGCAGTGGTTCACCCCTGGATTAGTCAACCGATGAACGTGCCACCTTTTATGCGTGAGTTGGATCTCGACGCCATGCATGCACCGGAGTTTCCAGAATATTCAAACATAG GCATTGCTGATCCTGAGGACGGAGAGTTCTGGATTGGAATGGAATACAGTTCTAGAAAGTCGGTCGTGACAGCAATTAGAAGTTACACTATCGCTAGAGGAGTTGACTACGacgtgtatgagtctgagccacaGACATTCAATGCAAAATGCAAGATGTATGGGCGTGGGTGCGACTGGCTTATCCGAGTCAGCTGGATACGAAAAAGAG TTGCTGAGGCTATAAGGCCATTGGTCGAGACTGACCCGTCCATCAAGGTGAAATCTATAATAGCCGAAGTCCAGTCAAGGTTCAACTATACCATCAGTTACCGAAAGGCTTGGTTAGCAAAGCAGAAGTCCATAGCGAAAGTTTTCAGTGATTGGGAGGAGAGTTTCCAAGCCTTGCCATGGTGGCTCTCGGTTATGGTTCAGAAGATACCTGAGTCAGTTGTCCAAATAGAAACACGCCCACTGTATAATGGGAATGAGGAGGCGCAAGGGGTAAAAATACTTCATTGCGTATTTTGGAGTTTCAATCCATGCATTAGGGCATTTAGGCATTGCAAGCCCCTAGTTCAAGTTGACAGCACACACCTATATGGAAAGTACAAAGGTACACTTCTGGTCGTTGTTGCACATGATGGAAACCAGAACATTGTGCCTATCGCTTTTGCCTTGGTGGAAGGGGAGACAGCTGATACGTGGCACTTCTTTCTCAGGAATCTGCAAATACATGTTGTCAGAAAAGATGGTATGGGAATGATCTCAGACCGGCATGAGTCAATTCGGGCAGCAGTAAATCGTTTCGAAGATGACTGGCAACCTCCAAGAGCATGGTGGATGTTTTGTATAAGACACAACGGCAGCAACTTCCTACGAGCATTCAAAGTCCCTCACTTGCAAAAGCTTGTGGTCAACATTGGGTATTCAAGAACGGTGGATGAGTATAACATCAACTATAAGAGGCTCCAAGAGCAAGGCGAGGCATATGCCAGGTGGTGCGACGCCATTGGACTTAGACATTGGGTATTGGCATTCGACGAGATTAAGAGGGCCATCCATCTCCTTCGTATCATATCGTGA